One genomic region from Nitrospirota bacterium encodes:
- a CDS encoding sigma-70 family RNA polymerase sigma factor — MRERDIFEEILEIGKRRGVLTYDEINEALPSEFFSPDELEDLMDLLHDMGVKVVDNEEVALPEEEAEEEVEEYEKTEDLVQAYFHSMGDISILTRYEETELAKKLEEGKEIIKAIVSSLPIYKNGEILPEEEEEPIPEEERADELLLRTINRLEELMRQIAVIDNKLPKGSLLRELKKTISEKKKKGINTKKLEATAKDVQMEYRKIEAEIGIKADEFKDMWSRISKAKALMLEAKNELITRNLRLVVNIAKNYVGRGLPLLDLIQEGNIGLMKAVDKFKYEKGFKFSTYATWWIRQAITRALIDQTKTIRVPVHMMEFYNRVTKASRELTQQLGREPTNEEIAKKLTVPTRKVEEVFRAIQDPIALQTPVGDEDTELEDFIGDKNSPSPYSDAERNEISEQMQQILKTLTPKEERVIRMRFGIGADRDHTLEEVGRHLSITRERVRQIEAKALRKLKHPSRLKALKTLST, encoded by the coding sequence ATGAGAGAAAGAGATATATTTGAAGAAATACTTGAAATCGGTAAGAGACGAGGAGTTCTTACCTATGACGAGATAAACGAAGCGCTTCCTTCCGAATTTTTTTCCCCGGATGAGTTAGAAGACCTGATGGACCTTCTTCATGATATGGGAGTGAAGGTTGTAGATAACGAAGAAGTTGCCCTGCCTGAAGAGGAAGCAGAAGAAGAGGTCGAAGAATACGAAAAAACAGAAGATCTTGTCCAAGCTTATTTTCATTCCATGGGTGATATATCAATACTTACCCGGTACGAAGAAACCGAGCTTGCCAAAAAACTTGAAGAGGGCAAAGAAATAATAAAGGCAATAGTGTCCTCGCTGCCGATTTATAAAAACGGCGAGATACTGCCCGAAGAGGAAGAAGAGCCTATTCCAGAGGAGGAAAGGGCAGACGAATTGCTCTTGAGAACTATCAACAGGCTGGAAGAGCTGATGAGGCAGATCGCTGTAATCGATAACAAACTCCCCAAGGGCAGTTTGTTAAGGGAACTAAAGAAGACAATCAGTGAAAAGAAGAAAAAAGGGATAAACACAAAAAAGCTTGAGGCAACCGCAAAAGATGTGCAGATGGAATATAGAAAAATAGAAGCAGAAATAGGAATAAAGGCAGATGAATTTAAAGATATGTGGAGCCGCATATCAAAGGCAAAAGCGCTCATGCTTGAAGCAAAAAACGAGCTCATTACGCGCAATCTCAGGTTGGTTGTTAACATAGCCAAAAATTATGTCGGCAGAGGCCTTCCGCTGCTTGACCTCATACAGGAAGGCAATATCGGCCTTATGAAGGCTGTTGATAAATTTAAATACGAAAAAGGCTTCAAGTTCAGCACATATGCTACATGGTGGATAAGACAGGCGATAACAAGGGCGCTTATTGACCAGACAAAGACCATAAGAGTGCCTGTTCACATGATGGAATTTTATAACAGAGTTACAAAAGCCTCAAGAGAACTTACGCAGCAGCTTGGAAGAGAACCTACCAATGAGGAGATTGCCAAGAAACTTACAGTGCCGACGAGGAAGGTTGAAGAAGTCTTCAGGGCGATACAGGATCCTATTGCTCTCCAAACGCCTGTCGGAGATGAAGATACAGAACTCGAAGATTTTATTGGAGATAAAAACAGCCCGTCTCCTTACTCTGATGCTGAAAGGAATGAAATATCCGAGCAGATGCAGCAGATACTGAAAACCCTTACTCCAAAGGAAGAAAGAGTCATCAGGATGAGGTTCGGGATTGGAGCAGACAGGGATCATACACTTGAAGAAGTCGGCAGGCATCTGTCAATAACAAGAGAAAGAGTCCGCCAGATAGAGGCAAAGGCATTGAGAAAACTCAAACATCCAAGCAGGCTTAAAGCGCTTAAGACCTTATCAACATAA
- a CDS encoding ATP-binding protein, which yields MQNPFYFRELPLSAPFCNRQHEMKELTSHARNKANVVLISPRRYGKTSLVKRVQNKLAKQGSAAIYIDFFGVDSIEDMTARLVSRVYAFSQKNEPLFKKVVKIITAWRPVLRPDPEYGISLTVEPTSKKKGIDLLEDTLSAVGRFINDYEKGCHIVFGEFQEIVELQEALQIEGIMRSHIQTHANASYFFVGSRRRILNDMFNEKKRPFYRSAINYPLTPLPDEEAVGFITQQFKVGGKVCSEELAKKIVETVNGYPYYIQRIPYSIFEISGKQIKDDDYARGFRKAVEEERPVYEALIQSLSLQQIKLISALAEQPTESLFSAEYMSKFNLGSIGGVQGAIKKLIALDYIEVKDKTYRIVDPVFGIWIRHMKNGD from the coding sequence ATGCAAAATCCGTTCTATTTTAGAGAGCTTCCTCTCTCCGCTCCTTTCTGTAACCGTCAGCATGAAATGAAAGAACTTACTTCCCACGCTCGAAACAAAGCCAATGTAGTTCTGATTTCTCCAAGGAGATACGGCAAGACATCACTGGTAAAGCGAGTGCAAAATAAATTAGCCAAGCAGGGCTCTGCCGCTATTTATATCGATTTCTTTGGGGTCGATTCGATTGAAGATATGACGGCAAGGTTAGTTTCCCGTGTTTATGCGTTCAGCCAGAAAAATGAACCTTTATTTAAAAAAGTTGTAAAGATAATAACTGCATGGCGGCCTGTTTTACGTCCGGACCCTGAATATGGCATCTCTTTAACTGTTGAACCGACTTCAAAGAAAAAAGGAATAGACCTTCTTGAAGATACCCTTTCTGCTGTTGGCAGGTTCATTAATGATTATGAGAAGGGTTGTCATATAGTGTTTGGTGAATTTCAGGAGATCGTTGAGTTGCAGGAGGCGTTACAGATTGAGGGGATAATGAGGAGCCACATACAGACGCATGCAAATGCCTCTTATTTCTTCGTAGGGAGCAGAAGAAGAATTCTGAACGATATGTTTAACGAAAAAAAGAGGCCTTTTTACAGGAGCGCAATAAATTATCCCTTAACCCCGCTGCCTGATGAAGAAGCTGTGGGATTTATAACCCAGCAGTTTAAAGTTGGAGGAAAGGTTTGTTCTGAGGAACTTGCCAAAAAAATCGTTGAAACGGTGAATGGTTACCCCTACTACATTCAGAGGATACCATACTCTATTTTTGAAATCAGCGGCAAGCAGATAAAGGATGATGACTATGCCAGAGGATTTAGGAAGGCTGTTGAGGAAGAAAGACCTGTCTATGAAGCGCTTATTCAGTCCCTTTCGCTTCAGCAGATAAAACTTATTTCCGCCTTAGCCGAGCAACCGACGGAAAGTCTCTTTTCTGCTGAGTATATGTCTAAATTTAATTTAGGCTCTATAGGTGGAGTTCAAGGTGCTATTAAAAAATTGATTGCCCTTGATTATATTGAAGTAAAGGACAAAACATATCGGATAGTTGACCCTGTTTTCGGCATTTGGATCAGGCATATGAAAAACGGGGATTAG
- a CDS encoding LysM peptidoglycan-binding domain-containing protein, which yields MIKKISLIGMLAFMVIAFSFLTSSGQDTEYKEYQVLKGDTLWDISSKEIRDPFLWPKIWKENPDIKNPDRIFPSQMIKIPLRLIQKEQAEEAATEKASAVTETGAATPKKEEQLKPVETKIEPVKKNYLADENLILSSGYITDYIAKEIKSVGKVTGSPSGKTLFGDNDFLYVKTDSDSNTGERFYIIRPTALVKHPKTDKKIGSLIAVVGIAEITGKENSFTKAKITRAYGDIRVGDLLDTFHEVEPIIEIDAPRKPDVSGFVIASHYMKLISGSYDILFIDKGKNDGLELGDILKTRSVDKYNKSRTSGIIQIINLKPTTATAIVKRSESAVRVGDEISGVK from the coding sequence ATGATCAAAAAAATAAGTCTCATAGGCATGTTGGCGTTCATGGTTATCGCATTTTCTTTCCTAACCTCATCCGGTCAGGATACGGAATACAAGGAATATCAGGTGTTGAAAGGAGACACTCTCTGGGACATCTCTTCTAAAGAAATACGGGACCCTTTTCTCTGGCCGAAGATATGGAAGGAGAACCCCGACATTAAAAATCCTGACAGGATATTCCCCAGTCAGATGATAAAAATCCCGCTCAGACTGATTCAAAAAGAGCAGGCAGAAGAAGCCGCTACAGAAAAAGCATCTGCAGTGACAGAGACAGGAGCGGCAACTCCGAAAAAAGAAGAACAACTGAAACCTGTTGAAACTAAAATAGAACCTGTCAAGAAAAATTATCTTGCCGATGAGAATCTGATACTATCAAGCGGGTATATTACAGATTATATCGCAAAAGAAATAAAGAGCGTCGGGAAAGTAACGGGATCCCCTTCCGGAAAAACGCTTTTTGGCGATAATGACTTCCTATACGTAAAAACAGATTCTGATTCAAATACAGGCGAGAGATTCTATATCATACGCCCAACCGCCCTTGTAAAGCATCCGAAAACCGACAAGAAAATAGGCTCTCTTATTGCCGTGGTTGGCATCGCAGAGATAACAGGGAAAGAAAACAGCTTTACAAAGGCAAAAATCACAAGGGCTTACGGTGACATACGTGTAGGAGACCTGCTTGATACATTCCACGAAGTTGAACCGATAATAGAAATAGATGCGCCGAGAAAGCCTGATGTCAGCGGCTTTGTAATAGCATCTCACTACATGAAACTCATTAGCGGCTCCTATGACATACTGTTTATAGATAAAGGCAAGAATGACGGACTCGAACTCGGCGATATACTGAAAACAAGGTCTGTGGACAAATACAACAAATCAAGAACAAGCGGGATCATTCAGATTATTAATCTAAAGCCTACGACGGCAACTGCTATTGTGAAGCGAAGCGAATCCGCAGTCAGAGTCGGCGATGAAATAAGCGGCGTGAAGTAA